One uncultured Campylobacter sp. genomic window, AGCGACGGCAAGGTTTTATTGATCCCAAAATCACTGGAAAACAAAGTCGAGCTGATAAATTTGCCGTAACCGGCCGTCTTATTGCGGCTTCGCAGTTTGCTTAAATTTTACAAAATATATGCTGTATCGTGCTTTATAAGCCATCTTTTTGCGCTTCGCCGCTTACGTAGCGGCGTCGATTGCGACGCTATAGCCGATCGCGATACCGAAATTAGGTCAATGCCGAAGCCGGTCGCAGCGCCAAGGCTAATTGTGGCAGCGTAAGAGTTATATTACGAAACTAATCGTCCTTTTTCGCGCACTCAAGAGCCAAGTACGCCCAAAAGTCGCGTGTGTCGTCTTGCAATATGCAAATGCCGAGCCTGCCGTAAAATTTGCAAATCCATCTGCCCTCATTTTAAATTCCATCGCCTTAAATTTCCTCGCCGCGGATATTTTCGCAGGCCGAGCGGTGCTAAATTTCAGCGCAAAATTTAACGCCTGCCGTGACTCAAAAGCCTTGAAGACTCATAGCGCGCGAAATTTCAGCGCGATATTTGACGCCGAAGCGTGCTTTTAACATACCGAGTTCATGTCTGTGCGAGACCGAATTCTACGCGGCGGCACGACCTCTACCGCGCGCCGTATTTATAGGCTGCAAGGGCGAGCGGAGCTTATCCTTCTACGCACCGCACGGCGCGTATGTCTGTCTAGGCTGCTTCTGGGTCCCCGCGCGCAGAACTTACCCCTCTACGCACCCCTCCCACACGGCGGGGACGTCAGGCTCTACGTATGAGCTTAAAATTTCATACGGCTCGTAGCTAAATTTATACGCCAGGCTCGGGCACTGCTTCACCGCATAGCCCAAATAAATCCAGCGTAGCCCCAGATCTTGGGCAAACTCGATCTGTTTTAAAAGCGAAAATTTACCCAGACTTAGATGCGGCAGATACGGATCGTAGTAGCAATACACCGAGCTGATGCCGTCATCCACGATATCGATGAGATCGACGCAGATAAGCCGCCCGTCCTCGCCGTAGTAAGAAATTTCTTTACCGAAGTCGCCGTGGCCCTGGACGTAAATTTCATCATATCGCTCAAAATCGATCTCTTGCAAAGGCCAGCCCTTTTTTAGATGCATGTAGTCGTGATAGAGCGCGAAAAGCTCCAAACGCGCATCGTTTAAAAGCGGGCGAGATTGCCATACATAGGCGGTCGTGCGATTATTTTTATAGACGCGACGATACGATTTGCTAAATTTAAAATTTGCGGCATCGATGCGTAGGCTTTTGCACTCCACACATCCCGCACAAATGGGCTTTTGAAAATACCTGCCGAAGCGGCGGTAGCCGTGCTGCACTAAGTTTGAATTATACTCAAAGTCGCAGTCTTTTATATAGAGATACTCGCTGCGTGCGGCTCTGCCGCCTAGATAGGGGCAGGCAAAATCCAGCGTACAAAATGGAATTTCAGTCATTCAGCTTTTTGATATTTGCCGCGTCCACGTATTTTAAAAACTCGTCTTTGAGGCGCTTTTCGCGTGCGGCGATGCTCTCTTTGGCTACGTCGAACTCTTTCGCGACGCCGTCTAGGAGGCCCTCGCCTCGCAGGCTCAAATCATCATCTTTAAAAATATCTTTAAACTCGTCGCGATTTGGATTAGGTTTTTTGGGCTTTTTGGGCGCGGAGCTTGCTGCCTTATCCTTAAGCATATCCTTTTTTATATCTTTTAGGCTATCTAAAAAATCCATAACTCTTTCCTAAATCCGCGCCGATTTGCGCATCGCGGCGGCGATAGCGGCAACCGCTTCGTTTTTGCCGGGCTGCATATCGTCGATGGTGTTTTCTAAAATTTTAGCTAAATTTTTCTCGACGTAGCTTGTATCGAAGAAACCGAGCCGAAACTCGCGCGACTTGCTGATGCTAAGCAGAAACGGGATGATCGTACGCACTCCCTCGATGCGAAACTCCTTCAGCGCGCGCTCGAGCTTATTGACAGCTAGATCGTAGTCGGTGGTCTTGATGATGAGCTTGGCTAGAAGCGAGTCGTAAAACGGCGGAATTTTATAACCTTTGTAGATGTGGCTATCGACGCGCACGGAGGGACCGAGCGCTGGATAATAATCGCTAACGGTGCCTGGAACGGGGGTGAAATTTTTCCAGACGTTTTCGGAGGTAATACGCGCCTCGATCGCATAGCCGTGCGGCTTAATATCGCTTTGCTCAAGCTCTAAAATTTCGCCGTTTGCGATGCGGATTTGGCGAACGACGAGATCAACGCCCGTGACCTCCTCGGTGATGCCGTGCTCGACCTGGATACGGGTATTCATCTCCATAAAATAGAAGTTGTTGTAATCGTCGAGTAGAAATTCTACCGTGCCGACATTGGTATAATTCACCGCCTTCGCCGCAGCTACTGCGGTCGTACCCATCGTCTTTCGCAGATGCTCGCTTATAGAGGGGCACGGCGCGATCTCGATGATCTTTTGATGGCGGCGCTGGATCGAGCAATCGCGCTCGCAAAGGTGGATGATGTTGCCGTAATTATCGCCGATGATCTGAAACTCGATGTGGCGCGGCTTAACGACGAGTTTTTCCATAAAAATTTCATCGTTGTTAAAAAAGGTTTTCGCCTCTCTCGTGCACGAATCATAGGCGCTCTCCATATCTTTCTCTTCCCACACCTCGCGGATACCACGTCCGCCACCGCCGCCGCTAGCTTTTAAAATCACGGGGTAGCCGATCTCGCGCGCATATTTTTTAATCGTATCCATGCTCTCGTGATTTAGCTTTTCGGTGCCCGGCACGATCGGAATGCCGTTTTTGCGCATCAAATAGCGAGCGATGTTTTTATTTCCCATTTTGCGGATAACGTCGGGTTTTGGGCCGATGAAGATGATCCCCGCGTCCTCGACCTCTCTTGCAAAGTCAAAATTCTCGCTTAAAAAGCCGTATCCAGGATGTATCGCATCAGCGCCACACTCTTTGGCGACTTCGACGATCTTTTTGGCGTCCAGATAGCCTTTTAGCGCATCGGTGCTTACCTCGTAGGCCTCATCGGCGATTTTTACGTGCAAGCAATCGACGTCGGGTTTGGTGTAGATCGCGACGCTTTTAATATGCAGATCTCTGCAGGCCCTAATGATGCGAACCGCGATCTCGCCGCGATTAGCGATAAGAATTTTACGTATCATAAATAATTGCCTCTTTTAAAGAAATACCGCAGTAATAATAGTATAAAAAATTTTATAGCAAGTTGAAATTCATGAAAGGCGGTTGAAATTCTGGATAAAATTTAAAGAAGATTTATGGTGCCCGAGGTCGGAATCGAACCGACACGAGGTCGCCCTCGCCAGATTTTGAGTCTGGTGCGTCTACCAATTTCACCACTCGGGCATTTTAAAAAGTTATGATTGTATAAATTTAAAAAAGATAAGCCCCGAAGACGGGGCTTGGAGCAAGAAAATTATTTTTTCTTCTTGCCTTTTGCAGCTGCAACAGCCTCTTTTAGCTGTTTGCCGACTTTAAATTTTACTACTTTAGTAGCAGGAGATTTGTAAGTTCTGTTTGTGCCAGGAACTTTACCCTCGCGAGCTGCACGCTCTGCAATACCGAAAGATCCGAAGCCGATGAAGCTTATATCATCACCTTTTACTAAAAGCTCTTTGATAGCCTCAAGTGCAGAATCAACTACCTTAACAGTATCTTTTTTAGAAAGACCTGCCTTATCGGCAACTACTTGGATAAAATCAGCTTTTTTCATGCTAATCCTTTAAAATAAAGTGGTTTGGGCGGTATTCTACAATAGTTTCGCAAAAAATACAATAGTTTTTTAAGAAAAAAACACAAAAATCGGCAAAATTTAGCCGAATTTAGCCCAAATTCGTCAATTTTTCAGATTTTGCTTCTTTAAATTTCAAAATTTCGCCATATTTTTGGGGCTGATTTTTGAAATTTTGCTAGGTTTCAAAAAATTTAAAAATTTCTTCCCTTCCCGCTTCATTTTTATAAAATTTCGCCCCAGCCCGCCGCTTTAAAATATATAAACTATATTTTGTTATAATCCGCGCAAAATTTCAAAGGCTTTTTATGACTAAAATTTTAATGATAGAGGACGATTTAGAACTCGCCGAAATTTTAAGCGAATATCTGCAACAATACGATATCAATATTACCGTCGCGGACGATCCGTTTTTGGGGCTTTCTA contains:
- a CDS encoding arginyltransferase codes for the protein MTEIPFCTLDFACPYLGGRAARSEYLYIKDCDFEYNSNLVQHGYRRFGRYFQKPICAGCVECKSLRIDAANFKFSKSYRRVYKNNRTTAYVWQSRPLLNDARLELFALYHDYMHLKKGWPLQEIDFERYDEIYVQGHGDFGKEISYYGEDGRLICVDLIDIVDDGISSVYCYYDPYLPHLSLGKFSLLKQIEFAQDLGLRWIYLGYAVKQCPSLAYKFSYEPYEILSSYVEPDVPAVWEGCVEG
- a CDS encoding HU family DNA-binding protein, translating into MKKADFIQVVADKAGLSKKDTVKVVDSALEAIKELLVKGDDISFIGFGSFGIAERAAREGKVPGTNRTYKSPATKVVKFKVGKQLKEAVAAAKGKKKK
- a CDS encoding acetyl-CoA carboxylase subunit A; this translates as MIRKILIANRGEIAVRIIRACRDLHIKSVAIYTKPDVDCLHVKIADEAYEVSTDALKGYLDAKKIVEVAKECGADAIHPGYGFLSENFDFAREVEDAGIIFIGPKPDVIRKMGNKNIARYLMRKNGIPIVPGTEKLNHESMDTIKKYAREIGYPVILKASGGGGGRGIREVWEEKDMESAYDSCTREAKTFFNNDEIFMEKLVVKPRHIEFQIIGDNYGNIIHLCERDCSIQRRHQKIIEIAPCPSISEHLRKTMGTTAVAAAKAVNYTNVGTVEFLLDDYNNFYFMEMNTRIQVEHGITEEVTGVDLVVRQIRIANGEILELEQSDIKPHGYAIEARITSENVWKNFTPVPGTVSDYYPALGPSVRVDSHIYKGYKIPPFYDSLLAKLIIKTTDYDLAVNKLERALKEFRIEGVRTIIPFLLSISKSREFRLGFFDTSYVEKNLAKILENTIDDMQPGKNEAVAAIAAAMRKSARI